A region of Pempheris klunzingeri isolate RE-2024b chromosome 15, fPemKlu1.hap1, whole genome shotgun sequence DNA encodes the following proteins:
- the elovl1a gene encoding elongation of very long chain fatty acids protein 1a: MLRDAVSNILRFHNYLQMRIDARVRDYPLMQGPVQMTTILIAYVIFSLYIGPRLMANRKAFRLNTAMVIYNLGMVLLNAYIVYEFLMSGWATTFTWRCDLIDTSDSPQALRMVRVAWLFYFSKYIELLDTVFFVLRKKQSQITFLHVFHHSFMPWSWWWGVTLTPAGGMGSFHAMVNATVHVIMYSYYGLSAAGPRFQKYLWWKKYITAIQLTQFVLVSIHISQYYFIEKCDYQVPLWIHLIWMYGMFFFLLFSNFWIQAYVKGKRLPNTQDKSKQNGSTSEPITVVANGKHMENGNGHHHTNGKILLGKVKEI; encoded by the exons ATGCTGCGAGACGCTGTATCAAACATTTTAAGATTCCATAATTATCTACAAATGAGAATCG ATGCCCGAGTCAGAGACTACCCCCTGATGCAGGGCCCCGTACAGATGACCACCATCCTGATAGCCTACGTCATCTTCTCACTGTACATTGGACCTCGCCTGATGGCAAACCGCAAGGCCTTCCGTCTCAACACAGCCATGGTCATCTACAACCTCGGCATGGTTTTACTGAACGCCTACATAGTGTATGAG TTCTTGATGTCGGGATGGGCCACCACCTTTACGTGGAGATGTGACCTCATTGACACCTCAGACAGCCCACAGGCTCTTCGG ATGGTTCGAGTGGcttggttgttttatttttccaaatacaTCGAACTCCTTGACACA GTATTCTTTGTACTGAGGAAGAAACAAAGCCAGATCACGTTTCTGCACGTATTCCATCACTCCTTCATGCCCTGGTCATGGTGGTGGGGCGTCACCTTGACTCCTG CTGGAGGAATGGGCTCCTTCCATGCCATGGTGAATGCAACCGTCCACGTTATCATGTACTCCTACTACGGACTCTCTGCTGCAGGGCCTCGCTTCCAGAAGTAcctgtggtggaagaagtacatAACCGCCATCCAGCTT ACTcagtttgttttggtctccattCACATCAGCCAGTACTACTTCATCGAAAAGTGTGACTACCAGGTTCCCCTCTGGATTCACCTCATTTGGATGTATGGCatgttcttcttcctcctcttctccaacTTTTGGATACAGGCGTACGTAAAGGGCAAGCGGCTCCCTAACACACAGGACAAGTCAAAGCAGAACGGCTCCACAAGTGAACCCATCACCGTGGTGGCCAACGGCAAGCACATGGAGAATGGGAATGGGCACCACCACACCAACGGCAAAATCTTATTGGGCAAAGTAAAGGAAATCTAA
- the cdc20 gene encoding cell division cycle protein 20 homolog, giving the protein MAQFGFENDIHSILKLDMPITNAPMARWQRKASSSNTSALNGLSPGKSTNVSLSSSKTPSKTPGKNKKQTPSKMGGDRFIPTRNSKQMDVATFLLTKENECVDTNNPAGTAESQKAWSVSLNGYNIEDAKILHLGGKPLNAPEGYQNNLKVLYSQATTPASVKKTRYISSTPDRILDAPELRNDFYLNLLDWSSRNVLAVALHNSVYLWDATQGDITLLMKLERDEDYICSLSWTKEGSYLAIGTSDCKVQLWDVDNQKRLRSMASHTARVSSLSWNDHVLSSGSRSGHIHHHDVRVADHHIFTLAGHSQEVCGLQWSPDGRYLASGGNDNLVCVWPRVQEGSVSNNSQAVRCWSEHQGAVKALAWCPWQPNILASGGGTSDRHVRIWNVNSGSCISSLDTQSQISSLVFAPNYKELVSAHGYAHNNVVIWKYPSLTKVAELNGHEDRVLSLTLSPDGSTVATVAGDETIRLWKSFEVDPIKKKAKERLVKSTSSVIHQSIR; this is encoded by the exons ATGGCGCAGTTTGGCTTTGAGAACGACATCCACAGCATCTTGAAGCTGGACATGCCCATCACAAACGCTCCCATGGCGAGGTGGCAGAGAAAGGCCAGCTCATCAAACACATCCGCCCTGAATGGGCTGTCGCCTGGAAAATCTACCAATGTGTCTCTGAGCTCATCCAAGACGCCCAGCAAAACACCAG gcaaaaataaaaagcaaacacCCTCCAAGATGGGAGGAGATCGCTTCATCCCCACCAGAAACTCCAAACAAATGGATGTGGCAACTTTCCTGCTCACAAAGGAGAATGAGTGTGTGGACACAAACAACCCAGCAGGAACAGCA GAAAGCCAGAAAGCCTGGTCTGTGTCACTAAATGGATACAACATTGAAGATGCAAAGATCCTGCACCTTGGAGGGAAGCCACTGAATGCACCAGAAG GCTATCAGAACAACTTGAAAGTCCTCTACAGTCAGGCTACAACTCCTGCATCAGTCAAAAAGACGAGATACATATCCTCAACTCCTGACAGAATCTTAGATGCTCCTGAGCTGCGCAATGATTTTT ATTTGAATCTACTTGACTGGAGCAGTAGAAATGTTCTTGCTGTGGCGCTTCATAACAGTGTTTACCTGTGGGATGCCACTCAAGGAGACATCACTCTTCTCATGAAGTTGGAGCGTGACGAGGACTACATCTGCTCACTGTCCTGGACCAAAGAGGGGAGCTACCTAGCTATCGGCACCAGTGACTGCAAAGTTCAG TTGTGGGACGTTGATAACCAAAAGCGTCTTCGCAGCATGGCCAGCCATACAGCGAGAGTTAGTAGCCTGAGCTGGAATGACCATGTTCTCTCCAG TGGGTCGAGGTCAGGACACATCCACCATCATGATGTGAGGGTGGCAGACCATCACATCTTCACACTCGCTGGTCACTCGCAGGAAGTGTGCGGGCTGCAGTGGTCTCCTGATGGCCGATACCTGGCCAGTGGAGGCAATGAcaacctggtgtgtgtttggcccCGTGTGCAGGAGGGCAGCGTCAGCAATAACAGCCAGGCAGTCCGCTGCTGGAGTGAACATCAAGGAGCTGTCAAG GCTTTGGCCTGGTGTCCATGGCAGCCAAACATCCTTGCATCTGGAGGTGGTACCAGTGACCGTCACGTTCGCATCTGGAATGTAAACAGTGGCTCCTGCATCAGTTCACTTGACACTCAGTCGCAG ATCTCGTCACTGGTGTTTGCACCCAACTACAAAGAGCTGGTCTCTGCTCATGGATATGCCCACAACAATGTTGTCATCTGGAAGTACCCGTCTCTCACCAAGGTTGCAGAGCTCAACG gCCACGAGGACAGAGTTCTCAGTTTGACTCTGAGCCCAGATGGCTCGACTGTTGCGACGGTCGCCGGAGACGAGACCATTCGTCTGTGGAAGAGCTTCGAAGTGGATCCTATTAAGAAGAAGGCCAAAGAAAGGCTGGTCAAATCGACTAGCAGTGTCATTCATCAGTCGATCAGATAA
- the LOC139214485 gene encoding uncharacterized protein, with amino-acid sequence MHFLGFLVLMFCDLSVGFPLPVDTIIVQIQQWGVVGAQRVVEQVLLNGVSLTGPSQEVDSIIQTMSADSLLPALQSVNQTSEWRNHTVLRSRECILEGSQLHWTDRVFCDGKVYLTLDHTDVWTAHVPQAVALKVLWDQEVERTKTERIHLQEGCIKLIRELRLSEEQSDPVTPLPQFLIPVLAALAFTGLILVSLLISKNPGLRHPGGVIGSIIHYPKDMTEMAPEIKDSGYRTL; translated from the exons ATGCATTTTCTTGGTTTTCTTGTGCTAATGTTTTGCGACTTGTCAGTGGGCTTCCCTCTTCCAGTAG ATACCATCATCGTTCAGATCCAGCAGTGGGGAGTGGTGGGTGCTCAGCGGGTGGTGGAGCAGGTCCTTCTCAATGGAGTCTCTCTTACTGGCCCAAGCCAAGAGGTTGACAGCATTATTCAAACCATGTCAGCTGATTCACTCCTTCCAGCCCTCCAGTCTGTCAACCAGACGTCAGAGTGGA GAAACCACACTGTCCTTCGCTCACGTGAATGCATACTGGAGGGGTCTCAGCTGCACTGGACTGACCGCGTGTTCTGTGATGGGAAGGTCTATCTGACTCTGGACCACACTGACGTGTGGACAGCCCACGTGCCGCAAGCAGTGGCCCTCAAAGTGTTGTGGGACCAGGAAGTGGAGCGCACCAAGACGGAGAGGATCCACCTTCAGGAGGGATGCATCAAGCTGATAAGAGAACTGAGGCTCTCTGAGGAGCAGTCAG ATCCAGTGACTCCTTTGCCTCAGTTTCTGATCCCAGTTTTGGCAGCCCTGGCATTTACTGGACTAATCTTAGTCAGCCTCCTTATCTCCAAAAACCCGG GTTTGAGGCACCCTGGAG GTGTTATTGGCTCAATTATACATTACCCTAAGGACATGACTGAAATGGCTCCAGAGATAAAGGACAGCGGTTACCGAACCTTATAA